One part of the Mariniblastus fucicola genome encodes these proteins:
- a CDS encoding BatA domain-containing protein, whose translation MIQWTTPLMLLGLGLLAMPVIAHLMNRRSRTTYFVPTIRFLKQSNAQQNRLINLKRWLLLLLRTAAIALIVSMFARPVWWQGNAPSPKKDAVAMVVVMDASVSTSRQLGNVELFQKMKASGNRALNELEVGRDFANIVMAKRVPKMLLRNLSLNTDELKRQLEAESWSYEQADMEAAIAEAVAQLAAHQGQKSIVVVSDWQKTNWQNASGKSSIEIPDDVKVSFVDLDIDENSNVALSAASCQPPDPIDGQKIQVSVEVSNFSDRVRQVPVRLASGSVQLGEQLIKLEPRQSRVVSFPVQFDSQRMEAFTLKTSSDGLTADDVAYTAPFSPRRIPLTVITDDQPDEAGTATWFLERAILPFDSQADRYAVQSLAVKDVRENRLVGQEIVVVGYVTRWNPDAAKLLIEFVRTGGKLLYLCGEGDVANQIQQIESQATEAFFPFQLTQLNRFKKFDETLYVSSGKWRSRWLRDFDFQSQIALAEVRFQNVWGTSKQQDDANIVLQYSDGRPTLGVRNFGTGTIVLANLSPAIRFSEFGKFGSFAALVQIVIRGLNEDAENSSRKIVGEPIVFPMPEDSSSGELDWSVVGPEETDLSPILSDGGRSVLVSNTSTPGLYQLKVGTTWSQSAAVEIERDESDLTAMNLDEVQNAISAVEARTATSDGFAISLFDKGSPLWGWVALGALGLMSMESLMLGWWKR comes from the coding sequence ATGATCCAATGGACAACACCGCTGATGCTGCTTGGGCTGGGACTGTTGGCGATGCCTGTTATTGCGCACCTGATGAATCGCCGATCGCGAACGACCTATTTCGTTCCGACCATTCGCTTCCTGAAGCAATCGAACGCCCAACAAAACCGGCTGATTAACCTGAAGCGATGGTTGCTGCTTCTTCTCAGAACCGCCGCGATCGCCTTGATCGTTTCCATGTTCGCGCGTCCGGTTTGGTGGCAAGGTAACGCTCCGTCTCCCAAAAAAGACGCCGTTGCGATGGTTGTCGTGATGGATGCGAGCGTTTCAACCTCTCGGCAGCTTGGGAACGTGGAGCTGTTTCAAAAGATGAAGGCCTCCGGCAATCGCGCTTTGAATGAGCTGGAAGTCGGACGCGATTTTGCAAATATCGTCATGGCGAAACGCGTGCCGAAAATGCTGCTGCGGAATTTATCGCTCAACACCGACGAGCTAAAACGACAACTGGAAGCAGAGTCCTGGTCGTACGAACAGGCCGACATGGAAGCGGCGATCGCCGAAGCCGTTGCTCAATTGGCGGCTCATCAGGGACAAAAATCAATCGTTGTCGTTTCGGATTGGCAGAAGACGAATTGGCAAAACGCGTCTGGCAAATCTTCGATCGAAATCCCGGACGATGTGAAAGTCAGTTTTGTGGATTTGGACATCGACGAAAATTCGAACGTCGCGTTGTCGGCTGCCAGTTGCCAACCGCCAGATCCAATCGACGGACAGAAGATCCAGGTTTCCGTTGAAGTCAGCAATTTTTCTGATCGTGTTCGCCAGGTTCCCGTCCGACTGGCAAGTGGCAGCGTACAATTGGGCGAACAATTGATCAAATTGGAGCCACGACAATCGAGAGTCGTCTCGTTTCCCGTGCAGTTCGATTCGCAGCGGATGGAGGCGTTCACCCTGAAGACAAGTTCTGACGGGCTCACGGCGGACGATGTCGCATACACCGCGCCGTTCTCGCCGCGGAGGATCCCGCTCACTGTCATTACCGATGATCAGCCAGACGAAGCAGGTACAGCGACCTGGTTCTTGGAACGAGCGATCCTGCCGTTCGACAGCCAAGCCGATCGATACGCGGTGCAGTCCCTCGCGGTCAAAGACGTCCGTGAAAATCGACTCGTCGGGCAGGAGATCGTGGTCGTAGGCTACGTCACCCGGTGGAACCCTGATGCCGCCAAGCTTCTGATCGAGTTTGTTCGCACTGGCGGAAAGCTGCTCTACTTGTGCGGCGAAGGTGACGTTGCAAATCAAATTCAGCAGATCGAATCCCAGGCCACAGAAGCCTTCTTCCCGTTTCAGCTAACGCAGTTGAATCGCTTCAAGAAATTTGATGAAACGCTGTACGTGTCCAGCGGCAAGTGGCGTAGTCGGTGGTTGAGAGATTTCGACTTTCAAAGCCAAATTGCATTGGCCGAAGTTCGTTTTCAAAACGTTTGGGGAACATCGAAGCAGCAAGACGACGCCAATATTGTGTTGCAGTATTCAGATGGTCGCCCAACGCTGGGCGTACGCAATTTTGGTACGGGCACCATCGTGCTGGCCAACCTTAGTCCGGCGATCCGGTTCAGCGAGTTCGGAAAATTTGGCTCATTCGCAGCCCTCGTTCAAATCGTAATTCGCGGTTTGAATGAGGACGCAGAAAATTCGTCGCGGAAGATTGTCGGAGAGCCAATTGTTTTCCCGATGCCTGAAGATTCATCCTCCGGCGAACTGGATTGGTCAGTCGTCGGCCCGGAAGAAACCGATCTGTCTCCGATCCTGTCGGACGGTGGGCGTTCGGTTCTGGTGAGTAACACCAGCACACCGGGGCTGTATCAACTGAAGGTCGGCACGACGTGGAGTCAATCCGCGGCCGTGGAAATTGAGCGTGACGAAAGTGACCTCACCGCCATGAACCTTGATGAGGTTCAGAACGCCATTTCAGCTGTCGAAGCACGTACGGCAACAAGCGATGGTTTTGCGATCAGCCTTTTCGACAAAGGGTCGCCGCTGTGGGGATGGGTTGCGTTGGGAGCGTTGGGTTTGATGTCGATGGAGTCATTGATGTTGGGTTGGTGGAAGCGATGA
- a CDS encoding DUF58 domain-containing protein translates to MDDMETDIVYAELVDRNRDRDGLNRKYFRPEDLRRLSHAEFSSRRAIEGLYSGKHKTFQRGQSIEFRDYRQYLPGDPVNHVDWKVYGRTDKLFIKLFEHQAELTAHLLVDGSRSMVFNGFDAREEQDSKYDCSCRLAAAIGFLIAKQRDRFSFGVASQGLQDLQRPGSSIRYLIKVLDSMEKASPSSMADFPAAIDELIKFSKSRDMLCVFSDLLDMSDEFLKKLKIWQQRGGEVIVFHVLHDEEITLPEGLSDGQFIDSESAERVRVDVKSVRDQYALQMSQFIADCRSRCSKQGFDYNLVRTSDHYTKVLQRYFARRADRLTARSSNTSADHSSKAV, encoded by the coding sequence ATGGATGATATGGAAACGGACATCGTTTACGCTGAACTGGTTGATCGCAATCGTGATCGCGACGGTTTGAACCGCAAGTACTTTCGCCCGGAAGATTTACGGCGTTTGTCTCACGCTGAATTTTCAAGTCGGCGGGCGATCGAAGGGCTTTACTCTGGCAAGCACAAGACGTTTCAGCGCGGACAGAGCATCGAGTTTCGTGACTATCGGCAGTACTTGCCGGGCGACCCGGTCAATCATGTTGACTGGAAAGTCTACGGTCGTACGGACAAGCTGTTCATCAAGTTGTTCGAGCACCAGGCTGAACTGACGGCACATCTGCTGGTCGATGGTTCGCGGTCGATGGTGTTTAACGGATTCGATGCTCGCGAGGAGCAAGATTCAAAATACGATTGCAGCTGCCGGTTGGCCGCAGCGATAGGATTCCTGATCGCCAAACAACGCGATCGATTTTCGTTCGGCGTGGCGTCTCAAGGCCTACAGGATTTGCAACGCCCGGGCAGCTCGATTCGGTACCTGATCAAAGTGCTGGATTCGATGGAGAAGGCTTCGCCAAGCAGCATGGCTGATTTTCCTGCCGCGATTGACGAGCTAATCAAGTTTTCGAAGTCCAGAGATATGCTATGCGTGTTTTCTGACTTGTTGGACATGTCAGATGAGTTTTTGAAAAAGTTAAAAATCTGGCAACAGCGCGGCGGTGAGGTAATCGTGTTCCACGTGCTGCACGATGAAGAAATCACTTTGCCAGAAGGGCTTTCGGATGGTCAGTTCATTGACTCAGAGAGTGCCGAACGAGTTCGCGTCGATGTCAAAAGCGTTCGGGACCAGTATGCCCTTCAAATGTCACAGTTCATCGCGGACTGCCGTTCCCGGTGTAGCAAACAGGGTTTTGACTACAATCTGGTCCGCACTTCGGACCACTACACCAAAGTTCTGCAACGTTACTTTGCGCGGCGAGCGGATCGATTGACGGCTCGCAGCAGTAACACGAGCGCCGACCACTCATCCAAGGCGGTGTAG